A stretch of DNA from Terriglobales bacterium:
AGCGGCCGTGCGCCGCGAACTGATGCGCACGCTGGAACTGATGGGGATTTCCGTTCCTTCTGTGATGTAACCGTTACGGTTCGCGTCCCACGCCCAGGGCATCCGCCACGCGGTTGATGTAGTTGAACCAGGAAGCGATGAGGGTGATCTGGAGGATGCCGCGGTCATCGAAGCCGGTGGCGCGCAGCCGCTCGTGGTCGCGCGGGGAGATCTGGGTAGCGTCGCGCGTGATCTTCACCACGAAATCCAGCATGGCGCGGTCCTGCGGCGAAAGCTCGGCCTGGGTGTAGTCCTGCTTCAGTTGTTCGACGAACTTCTCATCCAACGTGACCCGACGCAGAAACTCTGCGTGAGGGACGATTCAATAGTGGCAGCGGTTGGTCACCGAGACCAGCGTAGTGATCATCTCGTGCTGGCGGCGGGTGAGAGGCAGCTCCGGCGACATGAGCACGCCAAAGGTGGCGAAGGCGTGGAAGAGCGCATCCGGGATGAGGCTGTGCGAGGCCACGATGGCCGCCGGGCCGTCGGGCGTGGGTTGCACCGGCGTGGCGTACTCGACGGGGTAGAGCGTCTTCTGCTGCTCCATCGCCTCGAGCAGTTCGCGGCTGGCGTCGGCGAGCGGAATGGTCTTGATCCAGGTCATGCGGCGCGTGGAAAGTTTACATCACGCTCTGTGCGCGGAACCCGTGGCGCTTTGGGCCGTAAGACCAATCCTGGCGAGCGAAGCTCGCCCGCCCAGCCGGGGGCGGCTGGGCCTACGTGATCTCCGTTACTCGAATCCCCGCACGAACTCGACCAGTGAGCGCACGGCAACTCCGGTGGGTCCCTTGGCGATCCAGGGCTTGGTCTCCTCCATCCAGGCGACGCCGGCGATGTCGAGGTGGATCCAGGGCGTGTCCTCGGCAAACTCCTTGAGGAACATGGCGGCGGTGACGGCGCCGCCCCAGCGTCCGCCAGAGTTGACGATATCGGCGATGCCGCTTTTGATGATCTCGCGATACTCATCGTCGAGCGGCATGCGCCACATCTTCTCGCCGGAGCGGTCGAGCGCACTGCGGAAGCGCTGGTAGCTCGGCTCGTGGTTGGCGAAGACGCCGGCCTGGATCATTCCCAGCGCCACCACCACGGCGCCGGTGAGGGTGGCGGCGTCGATCAGGTGGGTGCAGCCCAGGCGGCGGGCATAGGTGAGTCCGTCGGCGAGCACCAGCCGGCCCTCGGCGTCGGTGTTGATGATCTCGATGGACTTGCCGGACATGGCGATCTGCACGTCGCCGGGCTTCTGCGCCTTGCCCGAGGGCATGTTCTCGGAGGCGCAGACCAGCGCGATGACCTTCACCTTGGGCTTCAAGAGCGCAATGGCGCGCATGGCGCCGAGCATGGCCGCGCCGCCCGCCATGTCGTACTTCATCTTTTCCATGCCCTCGGAGGGCTTGATGGAGATGCCGCCCGAATCGAAAGTGATGCCCTTGCCCACCAAGCCCAGCACCGGTTTTTCCGGCGCGCCCGCCGGCGAGTAGCGCAGCACGATGAGCGCCGGAGGCTCGTCCGAGCCTTGGGCCACGCTCCAGAAGGCGCCCATCTTCAGCTTTTTGATCTTGTCCGCGCCCAGGATCTCGCAGGTGAGCGCCTTCGAGCCGATCTCAGCCACCATCTTGCGGGCGCGTTCGGCGAGCATGGTCGGAGTCATGCGATTGCCGGGCTCGTTCACCAGTTCGCGGGTGAAGTTCTGTGACTCGCCCAGGATGCGTGCTTCCTCCAGCGCGCGCCCTACTGATCTCGGGTTCGAGCCCGCGGGCGGGACCACGGTCACGGCCTCGATGCTCTGGTCCTTGCGGTCGCTCTTGTAAGTGTCGGGATCGAAGTTGCCGACGAAGGCGCCCTCCACAATCGCGCGCACTGCCGCGGTGGCACCGCCAGAGATCTTGGGAGCCGCAAAGGCAAAGCTGCGGATGGATTTCGGCTTGAGCGCGCGTGCGGCCGCGCCCGCCAGCAAGCGCAACTCATAGGCGGAGAAGGCCTTCGCCTTGCCGCCGCCGATCAGCAGCAGGCGCTTGGCTTTGAGTCCCTGCGGACGGTGCAGCAGGACGCTTTCGAAGGCTTTTCCCGTCATCTCGCCCGAGGCGATAGCGTCTGCTGCGGCCGAAGCGATGGCCGGGTCACCGGCAATCTTGGCGGCGGGTTTGTCCTTCTCGCCGTGGTCGAGCACAACTGCGACCAGGCACTCGGTTTCTAGTTCTGCGGGCTTCGAAAATGAGAGTAGCGTTTTCATGGGATCCTTTCGCCACGGAGACACGGAGGCACGGAGGGAATCAAATCTTAAGAAGCGCCGGCTCCGGTTACTAGTCCTGCCCTGGTTTGGTTTGCTCCGTGTCTCCGTGCCTCCGTGGTTAAGTCTTCCGGCTGCGGGTGATGGCGGCGCGCGCCTCGCGGTCCGCGTCGCGACGGCGTATGGTCTCGCGCTTGTCCCAGAGCTGCTTGCCTTTGGCCACGGCCAACTCGCACTTCACCCGCCCTCGCTTGAAGTAGAGGCGCGTGGGGATGAGCGTGAGGCCCTTCTGCTGGGTGCGCCCCAGGAGCTTGCCCAACTCCTCTTGATGTACCAGCAGCTTCCGTGTGCGCAGCGGCTCGTGATTGTAGATGTTGCCGTGCTCGTAGGCGCCGATGTGGGCGTTCAGCAGCCAGAGCTCGCCGCCCTTGACCAGGCCGTAGGCGTCCTTCAGGTTCGCTCGCCCGGCGCGGATGGCCTTCACCTCCGTGCCGGTGAGCACCA
This window harbors:
- a CDS encoding leucyl aminopeptidase; this translates as MKTLLSFSKPAELETECLVAVVLDHGEKDKPAAKIAGDPAIASAAADAIASGEMTGKAFESVLLHRPQGLKAKRLLLIGGGKAKAFSAYELRLLAGAAARALKPKSIRSFAFAAPKISGGATAAVRAIVEGAFVGNFDPDTYKSDRKDQSIEAVTVVPPAGSNPRSVGRALEEARILGESQNFTRELVNEPGNRMTPTMLAERARKMVAEIGSKALTCEILGADKIKKLKMGAFWSVAQGSDEPPALIVLRYSPAGAPEKPVLGLVGKGITFDSGGISIKPSEGMEKMKYDMAGGAAMLGAMRAIALLKPKVKVIALVCASENMPSGKAQKPGDVQIAMSGKSIEIINTDAEGRLVLADGLTYARRLGCTHLIDAATLTGAVVVALGMIQAGVFANHEPSYQRFRSALDRSGEKMWRMPLDDEYREIIKSGIADIVNSGGRWGGAVTAAMFLKEFAEDTPWIHLDIAGVAWMEETKPWIAKGPTGVAVRSLVEFVRGFE
- the smpB gene encoding SsrA-binding protein SmpB, with the protein product MPRQRSHPTKPEKPKSPPRDPTAAGLRDAAVNRAAGHRYFLLEKFEAGVVLTGTEVKAIRAGRANLKDAYGLVKGGELWLLNAHIGAYEHGNIYNHEPLRTRKLLVHQEELGKLLGRTQQKGLTLIPTRLYFKRGRVKCELAVAKGKQLWDKRETIRRRDADREARAAITRSRKT